The following are from one region of the Nicotiana tomentosiformis chromosome 7, ASM39032v3, whole genome shotgun sequence genome:
- the LOC104109606 gene encoding uncharacterized protein encodes MPKRKRYPPKSRSRPTQIQRDTQNQSEGQSLSQTQDEAENPLSTYKRKSNKYWIVDVIDEEGVVKETNLRVQDMFVLPMGKKVVLEWNNRNQPVGESAGLLGGFLGSIASNFEYFPIGFEKWPKIPKPYKEHVWTNTIKPKFQVNDEMNKKYILGNIGRKWRDKRIKLFDENYDPSLGKDANIDLPPAGISKDQWALFLNYRLNEKTMEISCKNRVNRQKQTVPHILGSRSIARTMHELEIKAGRPYTRGQMYSIAHKKKDGSFVNDEARQRSEQLNMQADGTSSEADTYINVFGKEHPGRARGMGFGVCPSQLFRSTCSSGGSPVSPSSGVPSNTEWQAMKLELQESKSKVKALESELQKSKSRFKVLEDQMSYLYQNFAGQRPLGFPNSTANQVADLRSPVEIQHSSSASHEPQGRGTSAAA; translated from the exons ATGCCTAAGAGAAAGAGGTATCCTCCTAAGAGTCGATCTAGGCCAACTCAAATTCAACGTGATACTCAAAATCAATCTGAAGGACAAAGTCTTTCACAAACTCAGGATGAAGCCGAAAATCCTCTGTCCACTTACAAGAGAAAGTCCAATAAGTATTGGATAGTTGATGTGATTG ATGAGGAGGGAGTTGTAAAGGAAACAAATTTGCGGGTGCAAGACATGTTTGTACTTCCTATGGGAAAGAAGGTTGTCTTGGAGTGGAATAATCGCAACCAACCAGTTGGAGAGTCAGCTGGCCTTTTGGGAGGATTTCTAGGTTCAATTGCAAGCAACTTTGAATATTTTCCCATTGGTTTTGAGAAATGGCCTAAGATTCCAAAACCATACAAGGAACACGTTTGGACTAACACTATAAAG CCAAAATTTCAAGTAAATGATGAGATGAACAAGAAGTATATACTCGGAAATATTGGGAGGAAATGGAGGGACAAGCGGATTAAGTTATTTGATGAAAATTATGACCCATCACTTGGTAAGGATGCCAATATTGACTTGCCACCGGCTGGGATCAGTAAAGACCAATGGGCACTTTTCTTGAACTATAGATTGAATGAGAAAACTATG GAGATTTCTTGTAAAAATCGTGTAAATCGACAAAAACAAACTGTTCCTCATATTCTTGGGTCGAGGTCAATAGCTAGAACGATGCATGAACTG GAAATTAAAGCCGGGAGACCTTATACTAGAGGGCAAATGTATTCTATTGCTCACAAGAAAAAAGATGGGTCTTTTGTTAATGATGAGGCTAGGCAAAGGAGT GAACAATTAAATATGCAGGCAGATGGGACTTCTTCTGAAGCAGATACCTATATAAATGTCTTTGGGAAAGAACACCCAGGACGGGCTCGAGGTATGGGATTTGGTGTATGCCCATCTCAGCTCTTCAGATCCACTTGTAGTTCTGGAGGATCGCCAGTGTCTCCATCCAGTGGTGTCCCATCAAATACTGAATGGCAAGCAATGAAATTAGAGTTACAAGAGAGTAAATCAAAGGTTAAAGCGTTGGAGTCAGAATTGCAAAAGAGTAAATCAAGATTTAAAGTTTTGGAGGATCAAATGTCTTATCTTTATCAAAACTTTGCGGGTCAAAGGCCGCTTGGTTTTCCTAACTCTACTGCCAATCAG GTTGCTGACTTAAGGTCACCAGTAGAAATACAACATTCATCATCTGCTAGTCACGAACCACAAGGTCGAGGCACTTCAGCTGCTGCCTAG
- the LOC104109607 gene encoding probable protein phosphatase 2C 10 isoform X2 yields the protein MDSLCCFNSGNSQLAGGRSSCGKGRSHHGPAKYGFSLLKGKANHPMEDYHVAKFTQLRGGELGLFAIYDGHSGDNVASYLQKHLFSNIINEEEFWTDPHSSILKAYERTDEAILSHNPDLGQGGSTAVTAILINGRKLWIANVGDSRAVLSRRGQAMQMSVDHEPHTERSSIENKGGFVTKMPGDVARVNGQLAVSRAFGDKNLKSHLRSDPDVKNIDVDGNTDLLILASDGLWKVSFCSNIQ from the exons ATGGATAGTTTATGCTGCTTCAATTCTGGAAACTCTCAG CTTGCAGGAGGACGGTCATCATGTGGCAAAGGAAGAAGCCATCACGGGCCTGCAAAGTATGGGTTCAGCCTCCTTAAGGGGAAAGCAAATCATCCGATGGAGGATTATCATGTTGCTAAATTCACTCAGTTGCGCGGAGGGGAACTTGGACTTTTTGCTATTTATGATGGGCATTCTGGAGATAATGTGGCTTCCTATTTACAGAAGCATTTGTTTTCCAATATCATAAATGAG GAGGAATTTTGGACCGACCCTCATAGCTCAATCTTAAAAGCTTATGAGAGAACAGATGAGGCTATTCTTTCACATAATCCTGATCTTGGACAAGGAGGGTCAACTGCAGTGACTGCAATACTTATAAATGGACGAAAGCTATGGATAGCAAATGTTGGTGATTCCAGAGCAGTGCTTTCGAGGAGGGGGCAGGCGATGCAGATGAGTGTTGATCATGAACCACACACTGAGCGGAGCAGCATCGAAAACAAAGGTGGCTTTGTCACAAAAATGCCAG GAGATGTTGCTAGAGTGAATGGTCAACTGGCTGTTTCTCGTGCTTTTGGAGACAAGAACCTGAAATCACACCTGCGTTCTGATCCTGATGTAAAAAACATCGATGTTGATGGAAATACAGATCTTCTCATCCTTGCAAGCGATGGTTTATGGAAGGTGTCATTTTGCTCCAACATTCA GTAA
- the LOC104109607 gene encoding probable protein phosphatase 2C 10 isoform X1 — MDSLCCFNSGNSQLAGGRSSCGKGRSHHGPAKYGFSLLKGKANHPMEDYHVAKFTQLRGGELGLFAIYDGHSGDNVASYLQKHLFSNIINEEEFWTDPHSSILKAYERTDEAILSHNPDLGQGGSTAVTAILINGRKLWIANVGDSRAVLSRRGQAMQMSVDHEPHTERSSIENKGGFVTKMPGDVARVNGQLAVSRAFGDKNLKSHLRSDPDVKNIDVDGNTDLLILASDGLWKVMSNQEAVDIAKKVKDPQKAAKQLVIEALTRESKDDISCIVVRFKA, encoded by the exons ATGGATAGTTTATGCTGCTTCAATTCTGGAAACTCTCAG CTTGCAGGAGGACGGTCATCATGTGGCAAAGGAAGAAGCCATCACGGGCCTGCAAAGTATGGGTTCAGCCTCCTTAAGGGGAAAGCAAATCATCCGATGGAGGATTATCATGTTGCTAAATTCACTCAGTTGCGCGGAGGGGAACTTGGACTTTTTGCTATTTATGATGGGCATTCTGGAGATAATGTGGCTTCCTATTTACAGAAGCATTTGTTTTCCAATATCATAAATGAG GAGGAATTTTGGACCGACCCTCATAGCTCAATCTTAAAAGCTTATGAGAGAACAGATGAGGCTATTCTTTCACATAATCCTGATCTTGGACAAGGAGGGTCAACTGCAGTGACTGCAATACTTATAAATGGACGAAAGCTATGGATAGCAAATGTTGGTGATTCCAGAGCAGTGCTTTCGAGGAGGGGGCAGGCGATGCAGATGAGTGTTGATCATGAACCACACACTGAGCGGAGCAGCATCGAAAACAAAGGTGGCTTTGTCACAAAAATGCCAG GAGATGTTGCTAGAGTGAATGGTCAACTGGCTGTTTCTCGTGCTTTTGGAGACAAGAACCTGAAATCACACCTGCGTTCTGATCCTGATGTAAAAAACATCGATGTTGATGGAAATACAGATCTTCTCATCCTTGCAAGCGATGGTTTATGGAAG GTAATGTCTAATCAAGAGGCAGTTGACATCGCGAAGAAGGTTAAGGATCCACAGAAAGCGGCCAAGCAATTAGTCATCGAAGCGTTGACCAGAGAAAGTAAAGATGATATCTCATGCATTGTTGTCCGATTTAAGGCGTGA